From one Solanum lycopersicum chromosome 12, SLM_r2.1 genomic stretch:
- the LOC101261492 gene encoding DExH-box ATP-dependent RNA helicase DExH10-like isoform X2, giving the protein MVESPTLKRRLEEENEAESASKRSRTCLHEVAIPSCYGSSNDESLHGTLSNPVYNGKMAKIYPFKLDPFQEISVACLERKESVLVSAHTSAGKTAVAEYAIAMSFRDKQKVIYTSPLKALSNQKYRELSEEFSDVGLLTGDVSISPNASCLVMTTEVLRAMLYGGSEVLKEVAWVIFDEIHYMKHRERGVVWEESIIFLPPAIKMVFLSATMSNPMEFAEWICNIHKQPCHVVYTDFRPTPLQHYAFPKGGSGLYLVVDDKDQFREDNFLKLQETFTKKKPGSSNANASGRSGKGGNASGVSDIYKIVKMIMARKFQPVIIFSFSRIDCEKHAMCMTKLDFNTEEEKKAVEQVFHSAVVCLSEEDRNLPAIELMLPLLQRGIAVHHSGLLPVIKELVELLFQEGLIKALFATETFAMGLNMPAKTVVFTSVKKWDGDAHRYIGSGEYIQMSGRAGRRGKDERGICIIMIDEKMEMDNLKDMVSGKPDPLVSSFRLTYYSILNLLSRTEGQFTAEHVIKNSFHQFQYEKDLPDIGKRVSKLEEEAALLDASGDAEVAGYYKLRLEIAQFEKKLMAEITRPERVLYFLLPGRLVREGGKDWGWGVVVNVVKKPPAALGSLPATLSASCAAGYIVDTLLHCSLGSSENGSRPKPCPPRPGEKCEMHVVPVQLPLISSLSKLRISVPSDLRPLEARQSIFLAVKELEKRFPEGLPKLNPVKDMGIEDPEVVNMVNQIEELEKKFFSYQLHKSQNEHQLRSFQRKAEVNHEIQQLKSKMRESQLQKFRDELRNRSRVLKKLGHIDTDGVVQLKGQAACLIETGDELLVTELMFNGTFNDLNHHQVAALASCFIPGDRSEEKIQLRDELEKPLQQLQDSARRIAEIQHECKLEIDVDEYVVASVQPFLMDVIYCWSMGASFAEVIQMTDIFEGSITRLARRLDEFLNQLKAAAHAVGEVDLQNKFGAASDSIRRGIMFANSLYL; this is encoded by the exons ATGGTGGAGTCTCCGACATTGAAACGGAGATTAGAGGAGGAGAATGAAGCAGAATCTGCTTCGAAAAGGTCAAGAACTTGCTTACACGAGGTAGCAATTCCCAGTTGTTACGGTTCAAGCAATGATGAATCACTTCATGGAACCCTTTCAAATCCTGTTTATAATGGTAAAATGGCGAAAATTTATCCATTTAAGCTTGACCCATTTCAGGAAATCTCAGTTGCGTGTTTGGAGCGAAAGGAATCAGTTCTTGTATCTGCACATACTTCTGCTGGTAAAACTGCTGTTGCAGAGTATGCAATTGCTATGTCTTTTAGGGATAAGCAAAAGGTAATCTATACTTCACCTTTGAAAGCTTTGAGTAATCAGAAATACAGGGAGTTGAGTGAGGAGTTTTCTGATGTGGGTTTATTGACTGGAGATGTTTCAATTTCACCAAATGCGAGTTGTTTGGTAATGACGACTGAAGTTCTGAGAGCTATGCTTTATGGGGGTTCTGAGGTATTGAAAGAGGTTGCTTGGgttatatttgatgaaatacATTACATGAAACATCGCGAGAGAGGGGTTGTTTGGGAAGAGAGTATTATATTCTTGCCACCAGCTATTAAGATGGTTTTTCTTTCAGCAACAATGTCAAATCCTATGGAGTTTGCTGAATGGATTTGTAATATTCATAAGCAGCCATGCCATGTGGTTTACACTGATTTTCGACCCACCCCTTTGCAGCATTATGCGTTCCCTAAGGGTGGTTCTGGATTGTATCTCGTTGTTGATGACAAAGACCAGTTTAGGGAAGACAATTTCTTGAAATTACAGGAAACTTTCACCAAGAAGAAGCCAGGGAGCTCCAATGCAAATGCTAGTGGAAGAAGTGGAAAAGGTGGCAATGCTTCTGGTGTGTCTGACATCTACAAAATTGTCAAG ATGATCATGGCACGGAAGTTTCAGCCTGTCATTATATTCAGTTTTAGTAGAATAGATTGTGAAAAACATGCAATGTGTATGACCAAACTTGATTTTAATActgaagaggaaaaaaaagcCGTGGAGCAGGTATTCCATAGTGCAGTGGTGTGCTTGAGCGAGGAAGATAGGAACTTGCCAGCAATTGAATTAATGTTGCCACTGCTTCAGCGAGGGATTGCTGTTCACCACTCTGGTTTGCTTCCTGTTATCAAGGAACTTGTGGAACTTCTTTTCCAAGAAGGACTAATAAAGGCCCTTTTTGCCACGGAGACG TTTGCCATGGGACTAAATATGCCTGCAAAAACAGTAGTTTTTACCAGTGTAAAAAAATGGGATGGTGATGCTCATCGTTACATTGGATCTGGTGAGTATATACAG ATGAGTGGAAGAGCAGGACGTCGTGGCAAAGACGAGCGCGGTATTTGCATTATCATGATTGATGAGAAG ATGGAGATGGATAACCTCAAGGACATGGTTTCGGGCAAACCAGATCCATTGGTCAGCTCCTTTAGGCTGACTTACTACTCAATTTTGAATCTATTGAGCCGCACTGAAGGTCAATTTACCGCCGAGCATGTTATCAAAAACTCATTTCACCAGTTTCAGTATGAGAAG GATTTACCTGACATCGGGAAGAGGGTTTCCAAGTTGGAAGAAGAAGCTGCATTGCTTGATGCCTCAGGAGAC GCTGAGGTTGCAGGATATTATAAACTAAGGCTTGAGATAGCccaatttgagaaaaaattgaTGGCTGAAATAACAAGGCCTGAAAGGGTTCTGTATTTTCTTCTTCCTGGTAGGCTG GTACGCGAAGGTGGAAAGGATTGGGGTTGGGGTGTTGTAGTCAATGTGGTGAAGAAGCCTCCAGCAGCATTGGGTTCTTTGCCTGCTACCCTCTCTGCTTCATGTGCTGCTGGCTATATTGTGGATACATTACTTCACTGCTCTCTTGGTTCCAGTGAAAATGGTTCTCGACCAAAACCATGCCCTCCTCGTCCCGGGGAAAAGTGTGAAATGCATGTT GTTCCTGTTCAGTTACCCTTAATTTCTTCTCTCAGCAAGCTTAGAATATCTGTTCCTTCTGATCTTCGGCCTTTGGAAGCAAGACAGAGTATTTTTCTTGCAGTAAAGGAGCTTGAAAAACGGTTCCCTGAAGGCCTCCCAAAGCTCAACCCTGTAaag gaCATGGGCATTGAAGATCCTGAAGTTGTTAATATGGTGAACCAGATTGAAGAACTTGAGAAGAAGTTCTTTTCTTATCAACTGCATAAG TCACAAAATGAACATCAGCTTAGGAGTTTCCAGAGGAAGGCTGAAGTGAACCATGAGATTCAACAGCTCAAGTCAAAAATGCGTGAATCACAG CTTCAAAAATTTCGGGATGAACTTAGGAACCGCTCCCGAGTCCTCAAAAAGCTGGGTCACATTGACACTGACGGTGTTGTGCAGTTGAAGGGGCAGGCAGCCTGCTTGATAGAAACTGGAGACGAACTTCTCGTAACTGAATTGATGTTTAATG GTACATTCAATGATCTTAATCATCATCAAGTTGCGGCTCTGGCAAGCTGCTTTATCCCAGGTGATAGATCAGAGGAGAAAATACAATTAAGAGATGAGCTTGAAAAACCATTGCAACAGTTACAAGATAGTGCAAGAAGAATAGCAGAG ATACAACATGAATGCAAGCTGGAAATAGATGTTGATGAATATGTGGTGGCATCAGTTCAACCATTCTTAATGGATGTTATTTACTGTTGGTCAATG GGTGCATCTTTTGCGGAGGTTATACAAATGACAGATATCTTTGAAGGTAGCATCACACGGCTGGctagaaggcttgatgaatttttAAACCAG
- the LOC101261492 gene encoding DExH-box ATP-dependent RNA helicase DExH10-like isoform X1, which yields MVESPTLKRRLEEENEAESASKRSRTCLHEVAIPSCYGSSNDESLHGTLSNPVYNGKMAKIYPFKLDPFQEISVACLERKESVLVSAHTSAGKTAVAEYAIAMSFRDKQKVIYTSPLKALSNQKYRELSEEFSDVGLLTGDVSISPNASCLVMTTEVLRAMLYGGSEVLKEVAWVIFDEIHYMKHRERGVVWEESIIFLPPAIKMVFLSATMSNPMEFAEWICNIHKQPCHVVYTDFRPTPLQHYAFPKGGSGLYLVVDDKDQFREDNFLKLQETFTKKKPGSSNANASGRSGKGGNASGVSDIYKIVKMIMARKFQPVIIFSFSRIDCEKHAMCMTKLDFNTEEEKKAVEQVFHSAVVCLSEEDRNLPAIELMLPLLQRGIAVHHSGLLPVIKELVELLFQEGLIKALFATETFAMGLNMPAKTVVFTSVKKWDGDAHRYIGSGEYIQMSGRAGRRGKDERGICIIMIDEKMEMDNLKDMVSGKPDPLVSSFRLTYYSILNLLSRTEGQFTAEHVIKNSFHQFQYEKDLPDIGKRVSKLEEEAALLDASGDAEVAGYYKLRLEIAQFEKKLMAEITRPERVLYFLLPGRLVKVREGGKDWGWGVVVNVVKKPPAALGSLPATLSASCAAGYIVDTLLHCSLGSSENGSRPKPCPPRPGEKCEMHVVPVQLPLISSLSKLRISVPSDLRPLEARQSIFLAVKELEKRFPEGLPKLNPVKDMGIEDPEVVNMVNQIEELEKKFFSYQLHKSQNEHQLRSFQRKAEVNHEIQQLKSKMRESQLQKFRDELRNRSRVLKKLGHIDTDGVVQLKGQAACLIETGDELLVTELMFNGTFNDLNHHQVAALASCFIPGDRSEEKIQLRDELEKPLQQLQDSARRIAEIQHECKLEIDVDEYVVASVQPFLMDVIYCWSMGASFAEVIQMTDIFEGSITRLARRLDEFLNQLKAAAHAVGEVDLQNKFGAASDSIRRGIMFANSLYL from the exons ATGGTGGAGTCTCCGACATTGAAACGGAGATTAGAGGAGGAGAATGAAGCAGAATCTGCTTCGAAAAGGTCAAGAACTTGCTTACACGAGGTAGCAATTCCCAGTTGTTACGGTTCAAGCAATGATGAATCACTTCATGGAACCCTTTCAAATCCTGTTTATAATGGTAAAATGGCGAAAATTTATCCATTTAAGCTTGACCCATTTCAGGAAATCTCAGTTGCGTGTTTGGAGCGAAAGGAATCAGTTCTTGTATCTGCACATACTTCTGCTGGTAAAACTGCTGTTGCAGAGTATGCAATTGCTATGTCTTTTAGGGATAAGCAAAAGGTAATCTATACTTCACCTTTGAAAGCTTTGAGTAATCAGAAATACAGGGAGTTGAGTGAGGAGTTTTCTGATGTGGGTTTATTGACTGGAGATGTTTCAATTTCACCAAATGCGAGTTGTTTGGTAATGACGACTGAAGTTCTGAGAGCTATGCTTTATGGGGGTTCTGAGGTATTGAAAGAGGTTGCTTGGgttatatttgatgaaatacATTACATGAAACATCGCGAGAGAGGGGTTGTTTGGGAAGAGAGTATTATATTCTTGCCACCAGCTATTAAGATGGTTTTTCTTTCAGCAACAATGTCAAATCCTATGGAGTTTGCTGAATGGATTTGTAATATTCATAAGCAGCCATGCCATGTGGTTTACACTGATTTTCGACCCACCCCTTTGCAGCATTATGCGTTCCCTAAGGGTGGTTCTGGATTGTATCTCGTTGTTGATGACAAAGACCAGTTTAGGGAAGACAATTTCTTGAAATTACAGGAAACTTTCACCAAGAAGAAGCCAGGGAGCTCCAATGCAAATGCTAGTGGAAGAAGTGGAAAAGGTGGCAATGCTTCTGGTGTGTCTGACATCTACAAAATTGTCAAG ATGATCATGGCACGGAAGTTTCAGCCTGTCATTATATTCAGTTTTAGTAGAATAGATTGTGAAAAACATGCAATGTGTATGACCAAACTTGATTTTAATActgaagaggaaaaaaaagcCGTGGAGCAGGTATTCCATAGTGCAGTGGTGTGCTTGAGCGAGGAAGATAGGAACTTGCCAGCAATTGAATTAATGTTGCCACTGCTTCAGCGAGGGATTGCTGTTCACCACTCTGGTTTGCTTCCTGTTATCAAGGAACTTGTGGAACTTCTTTTCCAAGAAGGACTAATAAAGGCCCTTTTTGCCACGGAGACG TTTGCCATGGGACTAAATATGCCTGCAAAAACAGTAGTTTTTACCAGTGTAAAAAAATGGGATGGTGATGCTCATCGTTACATTGGATCTGGTGAGTATATACAG ATGAGTGGAAGAGCAGGACGTCGTGGCAAAGACGAGCGCGGTATTTGCATTATCATGATTGATGAGAAG ATGGAGATGGATAACCTCAAGGACATGGTTTCGGGCAAACCAGATCCATTGGTCAGCTCCTTTAGGCTGACTTACTACTCAATTTTGAATCTATTGAGCCGCACTGAAGGTCAATTTACCGCCGAGCATGTTATCAAAAACTCATTTCACCAGTTTCAGTATGAGAAG GATTTACCTGACATCGGGAAGAGGGTTTCCAAGTTGGAAGAAGAAGCTGCATTGCTTGATGCCTCAGGAGAC GCTGAGGTTGCAGGATATTATAAACTAAGGCTTGAGATAGCccaatttgagaaaaaattgaTGGCTGAAATAACAAGGCCTGAAAGGGTTCTGTATTTTCTTCTTCCTGGTAGGCTG GTTAAGGTACGCGAAGGTGGAAAGGATTGGGGTTGGGGTGTTGTAGTCAATGTGGTGAAGAAGCCTCCAGCAGCATTGGGTTCTTTGCCTGCTACCCTCTCTGCTTCATGTGCTGCTGGCTATATTGTGGATACATTACTTCACTGCTCTCTTGGTTCCAGTGAAAATGGTTCTCGACCAAAACCATGCCCTCCTCGTCCCGGGGAAAAGTGTGAAATGCATGTT GTTCCTGTTCAGTTACCCTTAATTTCTTCTCTCAGCAAGCTTAGAATATCTGTTCCTTCTGATCTTCGGCCTTTGGAAGCAAGACAGAGTATTTTTCTTGCAGTAAAGGAGCTTGAAAAACGGTTCCCTGAAGGCCTCCCAAAGCTCAACCCTGTAaag gaCATGGGCATTGAAGATCCTGAAGTTGTTAATATGGTGAACCAGATTGAAGAACTTGAGAAGAAGTTCTTTTCTTATCAACTGCATAAG TCACAAAATGAACATCAGCTTAGGAGTTTCCAGAGGAAGGCTGAAGTGAACCATGAGATTCAACAGCTCAAGTCAAAAATGCGTGAATCACAG CTTCAAAAATTTCGGGATGAACTTAGGAACCGCTCCCGAGTCCTCAAAAAGCTGGGTCACATTGACACTGACGGTGTTGTGCAGTTGAAGGGGCAGGCAGCCTGCTTGATAGAAACTGGAGACGAACTTCTCGTAACTGAATTGATGTTTAATG GTACATTCAATGATCTTAATCATCATCAAGTTGCGGCTCTGGCAAGCTGCTTTATCCCAGGTGATAGATCAGAGGAGAAAATACAATTAAGAGATGAGCTTGAAAAACCATTGCAACAGTTACAAGATAGTGCAAGAAGAATAGCAGAG ATACAACATGAATGCAAGCTGGAAATAGATGTTGATGAATATGTGGTGGCATCAGTTCAACCATTCTTAATGGATGTTATTTACTGTTGGTCAATG GGTGCATCTTTTGCGGAGGTTATACAAATGACAGATATCTTTGAAGGTAGCATCACACGGCTGGctagaaggcttgatgaatttttAAACCAG
- the LOC101261492 gene encoding DExH-box ATP-dependent RNA helicase DExH10-like isoform X3, giving the protein MVESPTLKRRLEEENEAESASKRSRTCLHEVAIPSCYGSSNDESLHGTLSNPVYNGKMAKIYPFKLDPFQEISVACLERKESVLVSAHTSAGKTAVAEYAIAMSFRDKQKVIYTSPLKALSNQKYRELSEEFSDVGLLTGDVSISPNASCLVMTTEVLRAMLYGGSEVLKEVAWVIFDEIHYMKHRERGVVWEESIIFLPPAIKMVFLSATMSNPMEFAEWICNIHKQPCHVVYTDFRPTPLQHYAFPKGGSGLYLVVDDKDQFREDNFLKLQETFTKKKPGSSNANASGRSGKGGNASGVSDIYKIVKMIMARKFQPVIIFSFSRIDCEKHAMCMTKLDFNTEEEKKAVEQVFHSAVVCLSEEDRNLPAIELMLPLLQRGIAVHHSGLLPVIKELVELLFQEGLIKALFATETFAMGLNMPAKTVVFTSVKKWDGDAHRYIGSGEYIQMSGRAGRRGKDERGICIIMIDEKMEMDNLKDMVSGKPDPLVSSFRLTYYSILNLLSRTEGQFTAEHVIKNSFHQFQYEKDLPDIGKRVSKLEEEAALLDASGDAEVAGYYKLRLEIAQFEKKLMAEITRPERVLYFLLPGRLVKVREGGKDWGWGVVVNVVKKPPAALGSLPATLSASCAAGYIVDTLLHCSLGSSENGSRPKPCPPRPGEKCEMHVVPVQLPLISSLSKLRISVPSDLRPLEARQSIFLAVKELEKRFPEGLPKLNPVKDMGIEDPEVVNMVNQIEELEKKFFSYQLHKSQNEHQLRSFQRKAEVNHEIQQLKSKMRESQLQKFRDELRNRSRVLKKLGHIDTDGVVQLKGQAACLIETGDELLVTELMFNGTFNDLNHHQVAALASCFIPGDRSEEKIQLRDELEKPLQQLQDSARRIAEIQHECKLEIDVDEYVVASVQPFLMDVIYCWSMLKAAAHAVGEVDLQNKFGAASDSIRRGIMFANSLYL; this is encoded by the exons ATGGTGGAGTCTCCGACATTGAAACGGAGATTAGAGGAGGAGAATGAAGCAGAATCTGCTTCGAAAAGGTCAAGAACTTGCTTACACGAGGTAGCAATTCCCAGTTGTTACGGTTCAAGCAATGATGAATCACTTCATGGAACCCTTTCAAATCCTGTTTATAATGGTAAAATGGCGAAAATTTATCCATTTAAGCTTGACCCATTTCAGGAAATCTCAGTTGCGTGTTTGGAGCGAAAGGAATCAGTTCTTGTATCTGCACATACTTCTGCTGGTAAAACTGCTGTTGCAGAGTATGCAATTGCTATGTCTTTTAGGGATAAGCAAAAGGTAATCTATACTTCACCTTTGAAAGCTTTGAGTAATCAGAAATACAGGGAGTTGAGTGAGGAGTTTTCTGATGTGGGTTTATTGACTGGAGATGTTTCAATTTCACCAAATGCGAGTTGTTTGGTAATGACGACTGAAGTTCTGAGAGCTATGCTTTATGGGGGTTCTGAGGTATTGAAAGAGGTTGCTTGGgttatatttgatgaaatacATTACATGAAACATCGCGAGAGAGGGGTTGTTTGGGAAGAGAGTATTATATTCTTGCCACCAGCTATTAAGATGGTTTTTCTTTCAGCAACAATGTCAAATCCTATGGAGTTTGCTGAATGGATTTGTAATATTCATAAGCAGCCATGCCATGTGGTTTACACTGATTTTCGACCCACCCCTTTGCAGCATTATGCGTTCCCTAAGGGTGGTTCTGGATTGTATCTCGTTGTTGATGACAAAGACCAGTTTAGGGAAGACAATTTCTTGAAATTACAGGAAACTTTCACCAAGAAGAAGCCAGGGAGCTCCAATGCAAATGCTAGTGGAAGAAGTGGAAAAGGTGGCAATGCTTCTGGTGTGTCTGACATCTACAAAATTGTCAAG ATGATCATGGCACGGAAGTTTCAGCCTGTCATTATATTCAGTTTTAGTAGAATAGATTGTGAAAAACATGCAATGTGTATGACCAAACTTGATTTTAATActgaagaggaaaaaaaagcCGTGGAGCAGGTATTCCATAGTGCAGTGGTGTGCTTGAGCGAGGAAGATAGGAACTTGCCAGCAATTGAATTAATGTTGCCACTGCTTCAGCGAGGGATTGCTGTTCACCACTCTGGTTTGCTTCCTGTTATCAAGGAACTTGTGGAACTTCTTTTCCAAGAAGGACTAATAAAGGCCCTTTTTGCCACGGAGACG TTTGCCATGGGACTAAATATGCCTGCAAAAACAGTAGTTTTTACCAGTGTAAAAAAATGGGATGGTGATGCTCATCGTTACATTGGATCTGGTGAGTATATACAG ATGAGTGGAAGAGCAGGACGTCGTGGCAAAGACGAGCGCGGTATTTGCATTATCATGATTGATGAGAAG ATGGAGATGGATAACCTCAAGGACATGGTTTCGGGCAAACCAGATCCATTGGTCAGCTCCTTTAGGCTGACTTACTACTCAATTTTGAATCTATTGAGCCGCACTGAAGGTCAATTTACCGCCGAGCATGTTATCAAAAACTCATTTCACCAGTTTCAGTATGAGAAG GATTTACCTGACATCGGGAAGAGGGTTTCCAAGTTGGAAGAAGAAGCTGCATTGCTTGATGCCTCAGGAGAC GCTGAGGTTGCAGGATATTATAAACTAAGGCTTGAGATAGCccaatttgagaaaaaattgaTGGCTGAAATAACAAGGCCTGAAAGGGTTCTGTATTTTCTTCTTCCTGGTAGGCTG GTTAAGGTACGCGAAGGTGGAAAGGATTGGGGTTGGGGTGTTGTAGTCAATGTGGTGAAGAAGCCTCCAGCAGCATTGGGTTCTTTGCCTGCTACCCTCTCTGCTTCATGTGCTGCTGGCTATATTGTGGATACATTACTTCACTGCTCTCTTGGTTCCAGTGAAAATGGTTCTCGACCAAAACCATGCCCTCCTCGTCCCGGGGAAAAGTGTGAAATGCATGTT GTTCCTGTTCAGTTACCCTTAATTTCTTCTCTCAGCAAGCTTAGAATATCTGTTCCTTCTGATCTTCGGCCTTTGGAAGCAAGACAGAGTATTTTTCTTGCAGTAAAGGAGCTTGAAAAACGGTTCCCTGAAGGCCTCCCAAAGCTCAACCCTGTAaag gaCATGGGCATTGAAGATCCTGAAGTTGTTAATATGGTGAACCAGATTGAAGAACTTGAGAAGAAGTTCTTTTCTTATCAACTGCATAAG TCACAAAATGAACATCAGCTTAGGAGTTTCCAGAGGAAGGCTGAAGTGAACCATGAGATTCAACAGCTCAAGTCAAAAATGCGTGAATCACAG CTTCAAAAATTTCGGGATGAACTTAGGAACCGCTCCCGAGTCCTCAAAAAGCTGGGTCACATTGACACTGACGGTGTTGTGCAGTTGAAGGGGCAGGCAGCCTGCTTGATAGAAACTGGAGACGAACTTCTCGTAACTGAATTGATGTTTAATG GTACATTCAATGATCTTAATCATCATCAAGTTGCGGCTCTGGCAAGCTGCTTTATCCCAGGTGATAGATCAGAGGAGAAAATACAATTAAGAGATGAGCTTGAAAAACCATTGCAACAGTTACAAGATAGTGCAAGAAGAATAGCAGAG ATACAACATGAATGCAAGCTGGAAATAGATGTTGATGAATATGTGGTGGCATCAGTTCAACCATTCTTAATGGATGTTATTTACTGTTGGTCAATG
- the LOC101261786 gene encoding peroxidase 5-like, protein MNSLALISCLILCFSVFTDASYKYNYDYTSPPPPPPKKSGYPKHPPKKSTFGIGFYSKSCPQAEGIIKKAVFKAVLMNPGIAAGIIRMHFHDCFIRGCDGSVLLDSIPGKETAEKDSPINNPSLRGFGVIDEAKVLLEKVCPHTVSCADILAYAARDSAFFVGGIKYAVPGGRRDGRVSLSSEVIQNLPPPFFDAKQLEDNFKAKGLSLDEMVTLSGAHSIGVSHCSSFSNRLYGFNTTHPQDPSLDPRYASYLKHKCPRPMSDTQNDPIVNLDVSSPIYLDNKYYLNLRNHKGLLTSDQTLYQSPLTSKLVLNNIKFRSTWARKFANAMVHMGSIEILTGNKGEIRKNCHFIN, encoded by the exons ATGAATTCATTGGCGCTAATTTCTTGCttaattctttgtttttctGTATTTACTGATGCTTCATACAAGTATAATTACGATTATACgtctccaccaccaccacccccAAAAAAGTCGGGATATCCAAAGCACCCACCAAAAAAATCAACGTTTGGTATTGGTTTCTATTCAAAATCATGTCCACAAGCTGAAGGTATTATAAAAAAAGCTGTATTCAAAGCTGTTCTTATGAATCCTGGCATTGCTGCTGGCATTATTCGTATGCATTTCCATGATTGTTTTATTAGG GGTTGTGATGGTTCAGTGTTGCTGGATTCAATTCCTGGAAAAGAAACAGCTGAGAAAGATAGTCCAATAAACAACCCGAGCCTTCGAGGTTTTGGGGTTATTGATGAAGCAAAGGTATTGCTCGAAAAAGTATGTCCACACACAGTTTCGTGTGCAGACATACTTGCTTATGCTGCTAGAGATAGCGCGTTTTTTGTAGGTGGTATAAAGTATGCTGTACCAGGAGGACGTCGTGATGGACGTGTTTCATTGAGTTCTGAAGTCATTCAAAACCTCCCTCCACCTTTTTTCGATGCCAAGCAACTCGAAGACAACTTCAAAGCTAAAGGATTGTCACTTGATGAAATGGTGACTTTATCAGGAGCTCATTCTATTGGTGTCTCTCATTGTTCTTCTTTCTCTAATAGGCTTTATGGTTTCAATACTACACATCCTCAAGATCCTTCACTTGATCCTAGATATGCTTCATATTTGAAACACAAGTGTCCTAGACCAATGAGTGATACTCAAAATGATCCTATTGTGAATCTTGATGTTTCATCACCTATTTATCTTGACAACAAGTATTATCTCAATTTGAGGAACCATAAAGGACTATTGACATCTGATCAGACGTTGTATCAAAGTCCTTTAACTTCTAAGTTGGTGTTGAATAATATTAAGTTTCGATCGACTTGGGCACGTAAGTTTGCTAATGCAATGGTTCACATGGGATCAATTGAAATCCTTACCGGTAACAAGGGTGAGATCAGGAAGAACTGTCATTTTATCAACTGA